In the genome of Raphanus sativus cultivar WK10039 chromosome 4, ASM80110v3, whole genome shotgun sequence, one region contains:
- the LOC130510472 gene encoding AT-hook motif nuclear-localized protein 24-like produces the protein MDGTQSSLPPPFHSRDFQLHLQQQQQQQEFFLHHHQQQRNQTDQDDQPGGGLNRQIKMDREETSDNIDNMANNSGSEGKDTNLGEGGSGGGGGSGGDQMTRRPRGRPAGSKNKPKPPIIITRDSANALRTHVMEIGDGCDLVDSVATFARRRQRGVCVMSGTGNVTNVTIRQPGSPSPGSVVSLHGRFEILSLSGSFLPPPAPPNATGLSVYLAGGQGQVVGGSVVGPLLCAGPVVVMAASFSNAAYERLPLEEDEMQTPVHGGGGGGGGSMESPPMMGGQLPHQQQAMSAHQGLPPNLLGGSAHQGLPQHDNQPYWSTGRPSF, from the coding sequence ATGGACGGAACACAAAGCTCACTCCCTCCTCCTTTCCACTCAAGAGACTTTCAGTTGCAtctccaacaacaacagcagcaACAAGAGTTCTTCCTCCACCATCACCAGCAACAAAGAAACCAAACCGATCAAGATGATCAACCAGGAGGAGGATTAAACAGACAAATCAAGATGGATCGTGAAGAGACAAGCGATAACATAGACAACATGGCTAACAACAGTGGCAGCGAAGGTAAAGACACAAACCTAGGAGAAGGAGGAAGCGGTGGAGGGGGCGGCTCAGGAGGAGACCAGATGACAAGAAGACCAAGAGGAAGACCAGCTGGATCCAAGAACAAACCAAAACCACCGATTATCATCACGAGGGACAGCGCAAACGCGCTTCGAACCCACGTGATGGAGATTGGTGACGGCTGCGATCTAGTCGACAGCGTGGCCACTTTCGCACGCAGGCGCCAGCGCGGCGTTTGCGTTATGAGCGGTACTGGAAACGTCACGAACGTCACCATACGTCAGCCTGGATCCCCATCTCCTGGCTCGGTCGTTAGCCTCCACGGAAGGTTcgagattctctctctctcaggctCTTTTTTACCCCCTCCGGCTCCTCCTAACGCCACCGGGTTAAGCGTTTACCTCGCTGGAGGACAAGGACAGGTCGTTGGAGGAAGCGTGGTGGGTCCTTTGCTATGTGCTGGACCTGTTGTGGTTATGGCAGCTTCTTTTAGCAATGCGGCGTACGAGAGGCTTCCGTTAGAGGAAGATGAGATGCAAACCCCGGTTCacggaggtggaggaggaggaggaggatcgaTGGAGTCTCCCCCGATGATGGGAGGACAACTGCCACATCAGCAACAAGCTATGTCGGCTCATCAAGGCTTACCACCTAACCTTCTTGGTGGTTCAGCTCATCAAGGGTTACCTCAGCATGATAATCAGCCTTACTGGTCAACGGGACGACCATCGTTTTGA